The DNA sequence GAAGGTAAAGCCGAAGGTAAAGCCGAAGGTAAAAGAGAAGAGAGAATCAACTTAATTTCACGTATTCTCAATCGCAAATTGGGTAATTTAGCTCCAGAATGGACTGAACAAATTACTCGACTGACTACAGAGCAGTTAGAAACTTTAGTCGAAGCGCTACTGGATTTTAACAGTCCACAGGATTTGATCAATTGGCTCCAAGAAAACTCAATAGACAATAAAGCTAAC is a window from the Gloeocapsa sp. PCC 73106 genome containing:
- a CDS encoding DUF4351 domain-containing protein → EGKAEGKAEGKREERINLISRILNRKLGNLAPEWTEQITRLTTEQLETLVEALLDFNSPQDLINWLQENSIDNKAN